The following proteins come from a genomic window of Nocardiopsis sp. YSL2:
- a CDS encoding RHS repeat-associated core domain-containing protein, whose translation MTPRSDTPARPGPVRRGITYSVAVVVAAGLLNTLPASATAYNPRPEVEEQASVEGRAAAAAALEEDDAVARASLTEPEAVSWPEASSTDVDLGQARARTLGAQTDTELTVEAVAGEEFDGWEVPEHWRDWAARSQGESEPGGGTGREESPPDGEEEPPAPTGGEAVPSPDGEESPKTDDEPDESPETASPSPESSPTAPRDEFRREPVSPEDAPPALDASAEPEPVESVRVEVMDRSETEQAGVNGILLRLTRTDGSPTVAPVELGVDYSEFAAAFGGDYASRLDVVELNECVLDDSCDEGEEVSFDSPQVLDNNEQDQTLNAVVAAAPQQGTLVALSAAPAGGNGDYGATQLSAASSWNVNNQSGDFSWSYSFPAPPAPSDLSPAVGLGYSSGGVDGRIATSNNQTSWIGDGFAYAPGAIERRYAACVDSGHETGDLCWNTDNVTLSMSGHSGALVKHEDGSYRLSNDDGTRVERLTGATNGAHDGEYWKVTTPDGTQYFFGRNRLPGWSSGDPETDSAQTLPVYAPEPGQPCYDSDFDDSWCQQANKWNLDYVVDVYGNAMTFYYDAETNHYGRNLTNTATPYVRAANVSRIEYGLREDDVYATAPTRVVFSSSERCLATDTFDCAADERTSDNAEHWPDVPLDQDCESGESCTGRHSPTFWSTKKLDTITTQIHQDGEYADVDSWSFEHSFPESGDGTGPTLWLDSIEHVGHVGGTEAMPKISFAGTQMPNRVDSTSDDIAPMLRWRVTSIYTESGGQFDITYSEPECEPGNTPDPHANTKRCYPVQWTPEGGVELTDWFHKYVVTEVNEVDLVTDQPTLTTSYDYVGTPAWRYTEADGMVKDKYRTWADWRGYDRVIVRTGHENEERTETEYLYFQGMDGDKQPSGERSAVITDSRGVEHTDHKELHGTVREVITRDGEGGQDISKEISTPWWKQTAKVTHDWGEQTATKVQVEQQISLTRTSDGAWRETRVDNTINDDGVITQVRDHGDTAVDGDEKCVNTTHVNNTDAWILNLVSRTETLAVDCTDTPDRPEDVITDELVLYDGAEHGATPTRGLPTSTRKLDSYSDGGDPAYQTVQETEFDAYGNTIAETDASGGVTATEYTFTDSGLPESVTETNPMGHTTTTVVDPARGLPVAETDANDRTMTMAYDPLGRLSDVWLPDRDQATDIPTAKFEYHVRQDAPTSIVSHTLRTPTEYTTSYEVFDAFLRPRQTQSPAPGGGRLITDTFHDTRGQVVKEREPYYNQDTPEDSLFVVANDADIPRQSITVYDGAGRVTDNVHVAFGEERWRTSTEHQGDRTLVTPPDGGVATTSLVDAQGRLSEVRTHHGGTPEGAFDAIAYTYAKNDELATVTDPEGNVWEHTYDLRGRLVQTEDPVSGTTTMTYNQLDQLVTSTDARGETVAYSYDELGRQVGLHDDTPDGPLRAEWVYDTLAKGHLTSSTRYVEGSAYTTAVVRYDQFYRPTTTDVRIPSSEPMLGGRYRFSTQYNLDGSVRAQTMPAAGGLGRETVAYSHNELGMPTRMSGFTDYVTDTVYNKTGELRQLAMDIDTSDTHATWMTRDYDPATGRTAQTTLVPERGITGSLVHQYYTYDDAGNVLNLRDEPTADHMQSDVQCFTYDHMRRMTEVWTPDATGEQACADEPAVDALGGAAPYWHSYEYDRLGNRTSEVQHGPGGGVTRTYTHGDATGLRPQVLTEVEQSGASGDRLEQYSYDEAGNMTGRTTASRDQDLEWDAEGNLARVTEEDGSETSYTYDADGQRLIRRDPQSATLYLPGMELRLDKESLLKEATRFYSHAGETVAVRENDGTLSWIHADRHGTGQVAVNARTGEAAHRYMTVFGTERGAAAGWPSERGFVGGTVDSSTGLTQLGARAYDSSLGRFISVDPVMDVTDHQQMHGYIYANNNPVTFTDPDGLFWRLIGNTINLALNIYANAFQRNYGIDITSHPVWQAHANMADRLISSGGGRGSNSGGGGTTYQHQQSEAYRQAQAEKEEAKQKLISAATGLAQLVADELGITAGLECFTTGDLGACGETALNVATMFVGGLPAKIAAKYGLRWGKAAELGRRIAELGGELVDGVRGLNRANRKLDNLPDCSGNSFVPGTAVMMADGSTKPIEEVDVGEKVLATDPDTGEQAARTVLATIVGSGAKTLVQITVDPTTERENPDVGTASETEAEQSGIPGPAVAGDAVIATDEHPFWVPDMEQWVDAIDLAPETWLQTSSGTWVQVSAVQSWTQPATVHNLTTQGIHTYHVGAGETPALVHNATPGQKCDLTLGAGPNAREGVALENGDIEADGVRDMINESGNAHGCHTCGATTPGTKGGDWIPDHQPPSSLVTPGSPQTAYPHCLPCARSQGGVVSQLSQGKSKKEW comes from the coding sequence GTGACCCCGCGCAGTGACACCCCCGCCCGTCCCGGCCCGGTCCGCCGTGGCATCACCTATTCGGTGGCCGTTGTCGTCGCAGCCGGCCTGCTGAACACCCTTCCGGCGTCCGCCACGGCCTACAACCCACGCCCAGAGGTGGAGGAACAGGCCTCTGTGGAGGGTCGCGCCGCCGCCGCGGCCGCTCTGGAAGAGGATGACGCGGTCGCCCGAGCCTCGCTCACCGAACCGGAAGCGGTCTCGTGGCCCGAAGCGTCGAGCACCGATGTCGATCTGGGGCAGGCGAGGGCGCGCACCCTCGGCGCCCAGACCGACACGGAGCTCACGGTCGAGGCCGTCGCCGGTGAGGAGTTCGACGGCTGGGAGGTACCCGAACACTGGCGGGACTGGGCCGCTCGTTCCCAGGGGGAGAGCGAACCGGGCGGGGGGACCGGTCGCGAAGAATCGCCTCCGGACGGCGAGGAAGAACCACCGGCCCCGACCGGGGGCGAGGCCGTACCGAGCCCCGATGGTGAGGAGAGCCCGAAGACTGACGACGAGCCGGACGAATCACCGGAAACGGCGAGCCCCTCCCCGGAGAGCAGCCCGACCGCGCCTCGGGACGAGTTTCGCAGGGAGCCGGTCTCCCCTGAAGACGCTCCACCGGCCCTGGACGCCTCCGCCGAACCCGAACCGGTCGAGTCGGTCCGGGTCGAGGTCATGGACCGCTCCGAGACCGAACAGGCCGGGGTCAACGGCATCCTTCTTCGGCTGACCCGGACCGACGGCTCTCCCACCGTGGCCCCCGTCGAGCTCGGGGTGGACTACTCCGAATTCGCCGCCGCCTTCGGCGGGGACTACGCCTCCCGCCTGGACGTCGTCGAACTGAACGAGTGCGTCCTCGACGACTCCTGCGACGAGGGTGAGGAGGTCTCATTCGACTCCCCCCAGGTCCTGGACAACAACGAACAGGACCAGACACTCAACGCGGTCGTGGCCGCCGCCCCGCAACAGGGCACCCTGGTGGCCCTGAGCGCTGCTCCGGCCGGAGGCAACGGCGACTACGGAGCCACACAGCTCTCGGCCGCCTCGTCCTGGAACGTCAACAACCAGTCCGGGGACTTCTCCTGGTCCTACTCCTTCCCCGCGCCCCCGGCTCCCAGCGACCTGAGCCCCGCCGTGGGATTGGGGTACTCCTCCGGGGGCGTGGACGGGCGCATCGCCACCTCCAACAACCAGACGTCCTGGATCGGCGACGGATTCGCCTACGCTCCAGGTGCGATCGAGCGCCGCTACGCCGCCTGTGTGGATTCCGGGCACGAGACCGGCGACCTGTGCTGGAACACCGACAACGTCACCCTGTCCATGAGCGGGCACTCCGGTGCGCTGGTCAAGCACGAGGACGGCAGCTACCGTCTGTCCAACGACGACGGAACCAGGGTCGAAAGGCTCACCGGGGCCACCAACGGCGCCCACGACGGCGAGTACTGGAAGGTGACCACCCCCGACGGCACCCAGTACTTCTTCGGCCGCAACCGCCTGCCCGGTTGGTCCAGCGGCGACCCGGAGACCGATTCGGCGCAGACCCTGCCGGTCTACGCCCCCGAGCCGGGCCAGCCCTGCTACGACTCCGACTTCGACGACTCCTGGTGCCAGCAGGCCAACAAGTGGAACCTCGACTACGTCGTGGACGTGTACGGCAACGCCATGACGTTCTACTACGACGCCGAGACCAACCACTACGGCCGCAACCTCACCAACACCGCCACCCCCTACGTGCGGGCGGCCAACGTCTCCCGCATCGAGTACGGGCTGCGGGAGGACGACGTCTACGCCACCGCCCCCACCCGGGTGGTCTTCTCCTCCTCCGAGCGGTGCCTGGCCACCGACACCTTCGACTGCGCCGCAGACGAGCGGACCTCGGATAACGCCGAACACTGGCCCGACGTCCCCCTGGACCAGGACTGCGAGTCGGGCGAGTCCTGCACGGGACGGCACTCACCGACCTTCTGGTCCACCAAGAAGCTCGATACCATCACCACCCAGATCCACCAGGACGGCGAGTACGCCGATGTCGATTCCTGGTCCTTCGAGCACTCCTTCCCCGAATCCGGAGACGGCACCGGCCCCACCCTGTGGCTGGACTCCATCGAACACGTGGGCCACGTGGGCGGTACCGAGGCCATGCCCAAGATCAGCTTCGCCGGCACCCAGATGCCCAACCGGGTGGACTCGACCAGCGACGACATCGCGCCGATGCTCAGGTGGCGCGTCACCTCGATCTACACCGAGTCCGGCGGCCAATTCGACATCACCTACTCCGAACCCGAGTGCGAACCCGGCAACACACCCGACCCGCACGCCAACACCAAGCGCTGCTACCCGGTGCAGTGGACACCCGAGGGCGGAGTGGAGCTGACCGACTGGTTCCACAAGTACGTGGTCACCGAGGTCAACGAGGTGGACCTGGTCACCGACCAGCCCACGCTCACCACCAGCTACGACTACGTCGGCACCCCGGCCTGGCGGTACACCGAGGCCGACGGCATGGTCAAGGACAAGTACCGCACCTGGGCCGACTGGCGCGGCTACGACCGCGTCATCGTCCGCACCGGGCACGAGAACGAGGAACGCACCGAGACCGAGTACCTGTACTTCCAGGGCATGGACGGCGACAAACAGCCTTCCGGTGAGCGGTCCGCGGTCATCACCGACTCCCGCGGGGTCGAGCACACCGACCACAAGGAACTCCACGGCACCGTCCGCGAGGTCATCACCCGCGACGGCGAGGGCGGCCAGGACATCTCCAAGGAGATCAGCACTCCCTGGTGGAAGCAGACGGCCAAGGTCACCCACGACTGGGGCGAGCAGACCGCCACCAAGGTCCAGGTCGAGCAGCAGATCAGCCTCACCAGGACCTCGGACGGCGCCTGGCGTGAGACGCGGGTCGACAACACCATCAACGACGACGGGGTCATCACCCAGGTCCGCGACCACGGGGACACAGCCGTGGACGGGGACGAGAAGTGCGTCAACACCACCCACGTCAACAACACCGACGCCTGGATCCTCAACCTCGTCTCCCGCACCGAAACCCTCGCCGTCGACTGCACGGACACCCCCGACCGCCCCGAAGACGTCATCACCGACGAACTGGTCCTCTACGACGGCGCAGAACACGGGGCGACCCCGACCCGGGGCCTGCCCACCAGCACCAGGAAACTCGACTCCTACTCCGACGGCGGCGACCCCGCCTACCAGACGGTCCAGGAAACCGAGTTCGACGCCTACGGCAACACCATCGCCGAGACCGACGCCTCCGGCGGAGTGACCGCAACCGAGTACACCTTCACGGATTCGGGCCTTCCCGAGTCGGTCACCGAGACCAATCCGATGGGCCACACCACGACCACGGTCGTGGACCCGGCCCGGGGCCTGCCCGTGGCCGAGACCGACGCCAACGACCGCACGATGACCATGGCCTACGACCCCCTGGGGCGGCTCTCCGATGTGTGGTTGCCCGACCGGGACCAGGCCACGGACATCCCCACGGCCAAGTTCGAGTACCACGTCCGTCAGGACGCCCCCACCTCGATCGTCTCGCACACCCTGCGGACCCCCACCGAGTACACGACCAGCTACGAGGTCTTCGACGCCTTTCTGCGCCCCCGCCAGACCCAGAGCCCGGCACCCGGTGGCGGACGCCTGATCACCGACACCTTCCACGACACCCGCGGGCAGGTCGTCAAGGAACGCGAGCCCTACTACAACCAGGACACCCCAGAGGACAGCCTGTTCGTCGTCGCCAACGACGCCGACATCCCACGCCAGAGCATCACCGTCTACGACGGCGCGGGCCGCGTCACCGACAACGTGCACGTCGCCTTCGGCGAGGAGCGATGGCGCACCAGCACCGAGCACCAGGGCGACCGCACCCTGGTCACCCCGCCCGACGGAGGCGTGGCCACCACTTCCCTCGTCGATGCCCAGGGCCGTCTGAGCGAGGTACGCACCCACCACGGCGGCACGCCCGAGGGCGCGTTCGACGCGATCGCCTACACCTACGCCAAGAACGACGAGCTGGCCACCGTCACCGATCCCGAGGGCAACGTCTGGGAGCACACCTACGACCTGCGCGGTCGCCTGGTCCAGACCGAAGATCCCGTCTCGGGCACCACCACGATGACCTACAACCAGCTCGACCAGCTGGTGACCTCCACCGACGCGCGCGGTGAGACCGTCGCCTACTCCTATGACGAACTCGGCCGCCAGGTCGGGCTGCACGACGACACTCCTGATGGCCCACTGCGGGCCGAGTGGGTGTACGACACTCTCGCCAAGGGGCACCTGACCTCGTCCACCCGCTATGTGGAGGGCAGCGCCTACACGACGGCGGTGGTGCGCTACGACCAGTTCTACCGGCCCACCACCACGGATGTCCGCATCCCCTCCAGTGAGCCGATGCTGGGCGGACGCTACCGGTTCTCCACCCAGTACAACCTGGATGGTTCGGTGCGGGCGCAGACGATGCCGGCCGCCGGGGGGCTGGGCCGGGAGACGGTCGCCTACTCGCACAACGAGCTCGGTATGCCCACCCGGATGTCGGGGTTCACCGACTACGTCACCGACACCGTCTACAACAAGACCGGTGAACTGCGACAGCTGGCCATGGACATCGACACGTCGGACACCCACGCCACCTGGATGACCCGCGACTACGACCCGGCCACCGGCCGCACGGCCCAGACCACCCTGGTGCCCGAACGCGGCATCACCGGGTCGCTGGTGCACCAGTACTACACCTACGACGACGCGGGCAACGTGCTCAATCTGCGCGACGAGCCCACCGCCGACCACATGCAGTCGGATGTGCAGTGCTTCACCTACGACCACATGCGCCGCATGACCGAGGTGTGGACACCCGACGCCACCGGCGAGCAGGCGTGCGCGGACGAACCGGCGGTGGACGCCCTGGGCGGGGCGGCCCCCTACTGGCACTCCTACGAATACGACCGGCTCGGCAACCGCACCAGTGAGGTGCAGCACGGCCCGGGCGGCGGGGTGACCCGCACCTACACGCACGGGGACGCCACCGGGCTGCGCCCCCAGGTGCTGACGGAGGTGGAGCAGTCCGGGGCCTCGGGGGACCGTCTGGAGCAGTACTCCTACGACGAGGCCGGGAACATGACCGGCCGCACCACCGCCTCCCGGGACCAGGACCTGGAATGGGATGCGGAGGGAAACCTGGCCCGGGTCACCGAGGAGGACGGCTCCGAGACCTCCTACACCTACGACGCCGACGGGCAGCGCCTGATCCGCCGCGACCCGCAGTCGGCGACCCTGTATCTGCCGGGGATGGAGCTGCGCCTGGACAAGGAGTCGTTGCTCAAGGAGGCGACCCGGTTCTACTCCCACGCGGGGGAGACCGTCGCGGTACGCGAGAACGACGGGACCCTGTCCTGGATCCACGCCGACCGGCACGGGACGGGCCAGGTCGCGGTGAACGCCCGCACCGGGGAGGCCGCGCACCGGTACATGACGGTGTTCGGCACCGAGCGGGGGGCCGCCGCGGGCTGGCCTTCGGAGCGAGGGTTCGTCGGCGGCACGGTCGACTCCTCCACCGGGCTGACACAGCTCGGTGCGCGGGCCTACGACTCGTCCCTGGGTCGCTTCATTTCGGTGGACCCGGTCATGGACGTGACCGACCACCAGCAGATGCACGGCTACATCTACGCCAACAATAATCCAGTGACATTCACTGACCCGGACGGGTTGTTCTGGAGGCTCATTGGGAACACGATCAATCTAGCACTCAATATATATGCGAATGCTTTTCAAAGAAACTATGGGATTGATATTACGTCCCATCCAGTTTGGCAAGCCCATGCAAATATGGCGGACAGGCTGATCAGTTCCGGTGGTGGTCGCGGCTCGAATTCAGGTGGCGGCGGGACGACGTACCAGCACCAGCAGTCAGAGGCCTATCGGCAAGCCCAGGCAGAAAAGGAAGAGGCGAAACAGAAGCTTATCTCGGCCGCGACCGGTCTGGCGCAGTTGGTCGCTGACGAGTTGGGGATCACCGCCGGGTTGGAGTGCTTCACCACCGGTGATCTGGGTGCGTGTGGTGAGACCGCTCTGAACGTGGCGACGATGTTCGTGGGCGGGTTGCCGGCCAAGATCGCGGCGAAGTATGGGTTGCGTTGGGGCAAGGCCGCAGAGCTGGGGCGGCGGATCGCTGAACTCGGCGGTGAGTTGGTCGACGGGGTCAGGGGCCTGAACCGGGCGAACCGCAAGCTCGACAACCTGCCGGACTGTAGCGGGAACAGTTTCGTTCCGGGGACCGCAGTGATGATGGCCGACGGATCGACCAAGCCCATCGAGGAGGTCGACGTCGGTGAGAAGGTCTTGGCCACCGACCCCGACACGGGCGAGCAGGCCGCGCGGACGGTGCTGGCAACGATCGTGGGGTCGGGTGCCAAGACCCTGGTGCAGATCACGGTGGATCCGACCACCGAGCGTGAGAACCCCGACGTGGGCACCGCTTCCGAAACGGAAGCCGAGCAGTCGGGTATCCCCGGTCCGGCAGTGGCGGGGGACGCGGTCATCGCAACTGACGAGCACCCGTTCTGGGTTCCCGATATGGAGCAGTGGGTTGACGCGATCGATCTAGCTCCGGAAACGTGGTTGCAGACCTCTTCTGGTACGTGGGTGCAGGTCTCGGCGGTCCAATCCTGGACCCAGCCCGCGACGGTACATAACCTGACCACCCAGGGCATTCACACCTACCACGTGGGGGCGGGGGAGACTCCGGCCCTCGTCCACAATGCAACGCCAGGTCAAAAGTGCGATCTGACGCTGGGTGCTGGGCCGAACGCGCGAGAGGGAGTAGCCCTGGAGAACGGGGACATTGAGGCAGATGGCGTTCGAGATATGATCAATGAATCAGGAAATGCGCATGGCTGCCATACGTGCGGTGCCACGACGCCTGGTACCAAGGGAGGGGACTGGATCCCGGACCACCAGCCGCCGTCTAGTCTCGTCACTCCCGGATCTCCTCAGACGGCGTATCCTCACTGCCTGCCCTGTGCCAGGAGTCAGGGCGGAGTCGTATCACAGCTTTCACAAGGAAAGAGCAAGAAAGAATGGTAG
- a CDS encoding LamG-like jellyroll fold domain-containing protein codes for MSRAVRVVGSAVLSTVLLTPLLTAQAHASADDPASTGSPFAADSGERAAVLEASETGEPVEIPGATTETTRHLANPDGSFTMEQSAHPVRVRDDDGWTPVDTDLVVDAQGAVRPRAISAELAFSGGGDQELARIGIGSNAVELGWHEDLPAPELDGPQATYPDVLPDVDLVLTAGVDGFGQVLVVHTPEAAQHQGLAELDMALATEGVTMRLTDNGTLQAVGDQGQESVFTAVAPAMWDSASAEDPAGGEDPTEDATLMAPTGARSALVDVDLAPDSIRLVPDHDMFTDPSTEYPVYIDPSLAVNRVGRTYVNANYPSQSYWNYSTSHDPGVGYEPNEGSTKRAFWRFGVDSRTRDADIIRATFRPRVTHAYGCTDARVQLWRTNAITSSTTWNSQTSSSFWDDKLDTRTINAGRSNCPGGTSPTVEFDATDGYLYSRDAGHATTTVGLRGNETRSSSNWDWRRFESNPTLQVDYNNPPEVPTKLSDSHGGECATDPDNPRLINETRPTFTAYVRDRDSTSANRQKVKTRFAWWVDGERLGDVDTAMTDIAVWSSGSYQSVRSAELPEDVLIGYRANANDGTSWSGWSDYCYLMVSTSRPEQGPEVTSTDYPAGDQLHGSTGRPGEFTFANNGVEGAQEYAYGLNDDSCAHRATPEEAGGSVTVTLTPRLEGPNRVYARTVDAFGNSSDCVLVYSFLVAPPSDPVAHFAFDEGQGTTAADSANPDQGATLSAGVEWVRGRVGTVQNPDTNPSPRLEGTAVHTSGYTDGDPGPYDEITANHSAVDTSGTFSVSAWVKLDRADAHHTAVAQEGQEQSAFHLGYQGNTNEWVFKMSPEDQYWDGSQDWAYATSTAPAQVGVWTHLVGTHDAQTGEIVLYVDGVEQDTATHTGPWNAHGPLTMGRSLFQGAENYFWPGAVDDVKVWDRLVLNETVSATDEASEVWDLANHPAAEGRWALDEWDGTAVADSTDHALEATLHADPATAWNAADNDVTFSPGVRLNGLDEYAEAPGPAVRTDRSFTVSTWVRLDETGQGLNTSAVTQAGEFQSGFHLGYQGSNGSWVFKMAPHDDAPTEGSAGWTYAYSSTAARLGEWTHLTGVYDHTTGELVLYVNGFEESRTAVDHAWHANGPLRLGSGQHRGANTYFWTGDLDDVHTYQGVLTEPAISQVYSGLFPTAQN; via the coding sequence ATGTCCCGCGCAGTGCGAGTCGTCGGCTCGGCCGTCCTGTCCACCGTCCTCCTCACACCCCTGCTGACCGCACAGGCCCATGCCTCGGCGGACGACCCGGCCTCGACCGGCTCCCCGTTCGCCGCCGACTCGGGGGAACGAGCGGCGGTCCTGGAAGCGAGCGAGACCGGCGAACCGGTGGAGATCCCCGGTGCCACCACCGAGACGACCCGGCACCTGGCCAACCCTGACGGCAGCTTCACCATGGAGCAGAGCGCCCACCCGGTACGCGTGCGCGACGACGACGGCTGGACCCCGGTGGACACCGACCTCGTAGTGGACGCCCAGGGCGCGGTCCGACCCAGGGCCATCAGCGCCGAGCTCGCCTTCTCCGGCGGAGGGGACCAGGAACTGGCCCGGATCGGGATCGGCTCCAATGCCGTGGAACTGGGCTGGCACGAAGACCTACCGGCTCCCGAACTCGACGGGCCCCAGGCCACCTACCCCGACGTCCTGCCTGACGTCGACCTCGTCCTGACCGCAGGCGTGGACGGGTTCGGACAGGTCCTGGTCGTCCACACCCCCGAAGCCGCCCAGCACCAGGGGCTGGCCGAGCTGGACATGGCGCTGGCCACCGAGGGCGTCACCATGCGCCTGACGGACAACGGCACCCTGCAAGCCGTCGGTGACCAGGGACAGGAAAGCGTGTTCACCGCCGTGGCCCCGGCAATGTGGGACTCGGCGTCCGCCGAGGACCCCGCAGGGGGCGAGGACCCCACAGAGGACGCCACGCTCATGGCCCCCACCGGTGCCCGCAGCGCCCTCGTGGACGTGGATCTGGCCCCCGACAGCATCCGCCTGGTCCCGGACCACGACATGTTCACCGACCCCTCGACCGAGTACCCGGTCTACATCGACCCCTCACTCGCGGTGAACCGGGTCGGGCGCACCTACGTCAACGCCAACTACCCCAGCCAGTCGTACTGGAACTACTCCACGTCCCACGACCCCGGCGTCGGCTACGAGCCCAACGAGGGCAGCACCAAGCGGGCGTTCTGGCGGTTCGGCGTCGACTCGCGCACCCGCGACGCCGACATCATCCGCGCCACCTTCCGCCCCCGGGTGACCCACGCCTACGGGTGCACCGACGCCAGGGTCCAGTTGTGGCGCACCAACGCCATCACCTCCAGCACCACTTGGAACTCGCAGACCTCGTCATCCTTTTGGGACGACAAGCTGGACACCCGAACCATCAACGCGGGCCGCTCCAACTGCCCCGGCGGAACCTCTCCCACCGTGGAGTTCGACGCCACCGACGGCTACCTGTACAGCCGCGACGCCGGTCATGCGACCACGACGGTCGGCCTGCGCGGCAACGAGACCAGGTCCTCCAGCAACTGGGACTGGCGGCGCTTCGAGTCCAACCCGACCCTGCAGGTGGACTACAACAACCCGCCCGAAGTCCCCACCAAGCTGTCGGACTCCCACGGCGGTGAGTGCGCCACCGACCCCGACAACCCGCGCCTGATCAACGAGACGCGCCCGACCTTCACCGCCTACGTCCGCGACCGCGACTCCACCTCGGCCAACCGGCAGAAGGTCAAGACCCGCTTCGCCTGGTGGGTGGACGGTGAACGCCTCGGCGACGTCGATACCGCAATGACCGACATCGCGGTCTGGTCCTCCGGCTCCTACCAGTCGGTGCGCTCCGCCGAACTGCCCGAGGACGTGTTGATCGGCTACCGGGCCAACGCCAACGACGGCACATCCTGGTCGGGCTGGAGCGACTACTGCTACCTGATGGTCAGCACCTCGCGGCCGGAGCAAGGACCTGAGGTCACCTCTACCGACTACCCGGCGGGGGACCAGCTCCACGGCTCCACGGGACGTCCCGGCGAGTTCACCTTCGCCAACAACGGCGTCGAGGGCGCGCAGGAATACGCCTACGGGCTCAACGACGACTCATGTGCTCACCGGGCCACGCCTGAGGAGGCCGGCGGGTCGGTGACCGTCACCCTGACACCACGTCTGGAGGGTCCCAACCGCGTCTACGCACGCACCGTCGACGCCTTCGGCAACTCCTCCGACTGCGTTCTGGTCTACTCCTTCCTCGTGGCGCCGCCCAGCGACCCCGTGGCGCACTTCGCCTTCGACGAGGGCCAGGGCACCACCGCAGCCGACAGCGCCAACCCCGACCAGGGCGCCACACTGTCCGCGGGCGTGGAGTGGGTCCGGGGCCGTGTCGGTACGGTCCAGAACCCCGACACCAACCCCTCGCCTCGGCTGGAGGGCACGGCCGTGCACACCAGCGGCTACACCGACGGAGACCCCGGCCCCTACGACGAGATCACAGCCAACCACTCCGCGGTCGACACCTCCGGCACCTTCTCCGTGTCGGCCTGGGTCAAGCTCGACAGAGCCGACGCCCACCACACCGCCGTGGCCCAGGAAGGGCAGGAACAGAGCGCCTTCCACCTGGGCTACCAGGGCAACACCAACGAATGGGTGTTCAAGATGTCGCCCGAGGACCAGTACTGGGACGGTTCCCAGGACTGGGCCTACGCCACCTCCACCGCACCCGCCCAGGTCGGGGTGTGGACCCACTTGGTGGGCACCCACGACGCCCAGACCGGAGAGATCGTGCTCTACGTCGACGGGGTCGAACAGGACACCGCCACGCACACCGGACCGTGGAACGCCCATGGGCCGCTCACCATGGGCCGCTCTCTGTTCCAGGGCGCCGAGAACTACTTCTGGCCCGGAGCCGTGGACGACGTCAAGGTCTGGGACCGCCTGGTCCTGAACGAGACCGTGTCCGCGACCGACGAAGCTTCCGAGGTGTGGGACCTGGCCAACCACCCCGCCGCCGAGGGCCGATGGGCACTCGACGAGTGGGACGGCACCGCGGTGGCCGACTCCACCGACCACGCTTTGGAGGCGACGCTGCACGCCGACCCCGCCACGGCCTGGAACGCCGCCGACAACGACGTCACCTTCTCACCGGGGGTGCGGCTCAACGGCCTCGACGAGTACGCCGAGGCCCCAGGCCCGGCGGTGCGCACCGACCGCAGCTTCACTGTCTCCACCTGGGTGCGCCTGGACGAGACCGGACAGGGGCTCAACACCTCGGCCGTCACCCAGGCGGGGGAGTTCCAGAGCGGTTTCCATCTCGGCTACCAAGGATCCAACGGTTCCTGGGTGTTCAAGATGGCCCCCCATGACGACGCGCCCACGGAGGGCTCGGCTGGCTGGACCTACGCCTACTCCTCCACCGCGGCCCGCCTGGGTGAGTGGACCCACCTGACCGGGGTCTACGACCACACCACCGGTGAACTGGTCCTCTACGTCAACGGATTCGAGGAGTCCCGGACCGCCGTCGACCACGCCTGGCATGCCAACGGTCCACTCCGCCTCGGCAGCGGCCAACATCGAGGGGCCAACACCTACTTCTGGACCGGCGACCTCGACGACGTCCACACCTACCAGGGTGTGCTCACCGAACCAGCGATCTCCCAGGTCTACAGCGGCCTGTTCCCCACCGCCCAGAACTGA